From the genome of Vanessa cardui chromosome 17, ilVanCard2.1, whole genome shotgun sequence:
ACCAGGGACAATATTTATTggggatggtgaccacttatcatcaggtggtacATTTATCAATCCCttcataaatattctttaaatataaaccaTTAAATATCATCACTATATAAATAACTGTGACTTTACTATTAGTACTAGTGCCTTTTTCATATCTATTACTTACTAAAAATCCAGTTAGATTATATACAAGTAGGATGAAATACTATTGGATCATACATAATTAAACATCTAACAAGAATCTCATTCGAATATTGAGAAAATTCTATACATCATTTTGGTGTTCACTAATTAAATGTTTAGTTTTATGTTTGGGtacttttctattattttatgataataaattaataagttcgACCATTGAGACGATTCCGTGAGTTTCCAggaaaatcaatcaatcaatagcCGGCGCAATTCAATACAAATATCATAACATTTTACTTACCACAATTTCATTATCCTTTTTTGTTACTAATGTTTCGTTATATTCgtattcagaaaatatgtaatcgTCAGTGTATTTCACGTGTGGCGATGAAACAATCAAGTTTGAGGTTGTACTCattttggattttttaaatatacttttaaatacttatgtttatttctatttaagttttattttgttgattaatataataaacgagTACTACTAAGTATTAATatgttctattatattatatcaacgaAATCTTTTGCCGCAAATATTTCGTGGTTTCAAATTCAAAACCTGAATTCCTGAACCTGAACACACGTAAATCTTCGCGACAGCCAACCACAGACTaatgcaatttttaatttattacatgcgAAATGAGAATGCGATAGGTGGATGACGGAAGTCAGTATGATCTCACACCACACGTATGAAAATGATAATGGGCTAAAATTAAGTCACATGTGTAGTAAAGGCATTACGATCTAATAagaaatgattataattattctaaattataaaatatctttgtagaaaatatattatttaatatttttaccgctaaaacataaacaatttgATAATAGGTAAcgcaaattttcatatttttacatttcaatgtttaaaaagaaaaacaggaATAGTTTTcagcctttaaataaataatatttatttattaagtttaaacttttaaaatagttgtattttattttacctttctTACAAAggtctaaaatattaattgttaaatcatAACTCATACTCAAATCTTTCACCATTGACAGTATCTGACAATATGATAGattgtcataatttttaattattcctaaATAAATAGCTGCTGGAAAGCTAAATAGAACTTGATTTTTGTTATTCATTGTGGCGATTCATAATCTAACACATAATAATTACgcagtatataatacatatattagaataaagatattttatccTATATTATGGCaggtaatataaattacttataacaccggtaaaaacattattaaattaattattcgaaattaaaagtaatgtttgttttatgttttttatgtaaatgttttattcagaCAACCAAGATACCCCAATGGCGAACAATGAAGCTGATGTAGTACAAAAAGTGGTGGCAGTCAGGGATAATAGGAAAGAAAATGACTCATCGCCACCACCACCAGCGACTCCACCACCAGGTGAAGAAGACACTCAGGAACTGATAGTGGTCAATGAAAACACCGAGCTTCTCGACCTTAACCATGGCAGAATTGGTAAAATTGAAAATCTCGAGCAACTGAAAAACTTAGAAAGGTAATTAGTATGCtatgaaagtttttatttatataagcaatacatatcatattttatttccaaaaattACACTATGATAATGATTAAGCAATTTTAACTCAAGGTGAAAACCTCAACAattcaaaaaaacattttgtttaaagAAACAGTTAGAATTTGAAGGCAAAGGCCTTCTTCTCAAAAGCTTAAAGGTTttcatgttaaaataatttaagcgtCCATTTAAAGCATTTACCACATATTTTTcctccaaaataaaattaataaatggtaTCAGTATCTCTTTATCATAATTAGTTTCAAATTAATGAGTTGAAAAGGTTCTCTTCTGATCAGAATCTTTTCAGAAGTATGGTTACCAAATATAttgtacaattaattatatatttattttcaggttATATCTCAGatggaattttataaaaaagatagaAGGGCTCGACACTCTCACTAAATTGGTGGAACTAGAACTCTATGACAATCAAATTGTGGTCATTGAGAGTTTGGATAATTTGGTTAATTTGGAGTaagtaaatatacttatattaaattaccaGACTTTGCCtggttataatacatattttatttacttcccAAACACGAAGCGACCCCTTGGTCCAATTTTAACCAGCTAGGGAACCACTACATACAAACTGGTCCAATTATTTGGTATTAGTGAGTTAAACACACATATACAGGAGAATATGCATATATACAAAATGAGGAGtcctacattttttattttcatggtTGTGAAATATACCTGTGTTAATATCtccatttttatatagaaaagcTCAATCTCTTATTAACTTTTCATGAGAGTTAAGGACCTTATAACTTAGAACCTTGAAGGACACACTATGAATGAACTgtcatttaaaactatttaaaatagtaaacatACATTCTAAATCAAAACATTACATATACTTAATTGTATatgatcaaatatattttattactatagccACAATAGTTCTATAAAAGTTATAGGCAGTTGACTTCATTCATTGTTTGCTTGTTCTAAAATTTTAGTTACAGCTGTAGTTCAGTATGGTGCCTTGCAAAAATATTAAGGACTACTATTCATAACATTACTattattgttacaattaaaacaatattttatttattaattcatattcagTGTACTTAATAAATGTCCTTACTTTTCAGGATTCTAGATTTATCATTTAACAGAATCAAAGAAATCACTGGACTGGAAAATCTTCTGAAACTGCGTAAACTATACTtaagttcaaataaaattactgaaaTTAAGAATGTTAATCATTTTCCCAAGTTAGAGACACTTGAGCTGGGGGATAATCGTATAAGGGTATGTACTTCTTTGCTGCCTTATTCttgagtataattaaatatacaatatcattaattatttttgaaacaatttaGTGAATGAAGCATGAACATACTTGTATATTTgaatgtaatcaaaattatattatgtataataaaaaaaactatgccAATTATTTGGCAAGAGTACCCATCCCTTAATGAGAACCACGATTTTAAAGTCACTGAACTGCAAGAAAGTAGCAACAAAATaatgtcttattttaaatacctcAACTATTGTTTTTGCCTTTTGTTACATATCCATCTTAGCATGCTTGTCTTGGCTGCAATGCAATCAGACATAGCCTGGCACCTACTCATTATGTTTTGGATGCTATTACTAAACATAAATAAGATTAGGATttgtaatacttatttttattataatttcacaggaaataaaaaatcttgaagGCTTAAAAACACTAAGAGAGCTTTATTTgggcaaaaataaaataacgaaaatCCAAAACCTCGAAGACCTCTCAAGCCTAGAAATACTTGTCCTCCAAAGTAATCGCCTCACAAAATTAGAGAATCTTGAACATTTAACAAGTTTGGAACATTTGTATGTATCCGAGAATGGCTTAACTGCTATAGAAAATCTACAGAATCAGGTCAAACTGCAGACATTGGATTTGGCTGTTAATAGGATTACGGCAATTGATAATGTGAGACATATGACTGATTTGGAAGAATTATGGGTAAgttattctgaaattaaatcaatgtcCTATGAGTACTGATATGTCTATCAAAGCTTTCACTCATACCAAGATAGTAAAAATGGCTTGCTTGACTTTCAAAGTAGACTATCAAGCTACATTCGTAATATAATTCTattcttatatacataaaattttctgacagccattttgtttttgttatataaattgccCAAAAGGGTTTGACAAAATTTACTGATAACAGAACTagaatgtttgtaaatataactaattattcAATCTTAAATCATCATGAGTGGTAATCCAATAACTGCAACGATAAGATTGTGTGATTTTTCAGTcaagaataatttataacatctgCTCAGTATATTTGAGTTACtttttcatacatattatatataacacaagCTCATAACAAATTAGTACGCAACATTCTTAAGAATCATTTTGGTAAATCTGATTGCTTGTGATGGTATAACAGGAAACTTTCGCGCTTAAACTAGTGACCTTGAAAATAGTGTTCTTAAGtgataaattatgaatttctcagtatttaattatatagatttttttatttacaccaaTACATACTACTTAATTACTTATGTAGAAAACATCATCACATAgattataacaataaactaattatgataacaaaataatttttactactcagtaaattattatctagtggttttttattgaaatagattttgttatatattagaaTCTAATTAGAATACCAATATGTTGTGACAGCCTGTgtgatttgatatatattttcagCTCAATGATAATCAAATATCCGAGTGGTCATCAGTTGAATACTTGCAAGAGAACAAGAAGTTGGCAACAATATACTTAGAGAGAAACCCTATAGCCTCGGACCCGGCTTATAGAAGAAAGATAAAATTAACCCTTCCGTCGCTGCAGCAAATCGATGCTACTTTGTGTAGATAAGAATTTAATGCATTAGTAGTTTGAGTATCATCCCAGAAATGTAAAGTATAATGCACATTATTTTGgaccaaaattattattatatgtatctatatgaACATTGCTAGAATATTTCAAATACCCAAAATCCATTTTAGTTCagtaaattttagtatttatttatatatttgatgatTATCAATGTATATATATCCATAATATAGACAGACActctaaacattttattatttattttatatcttaaacAATTAAATGGGTAGCCtatggtaaaattaaagtaacgacctgtaaatttcccacagctgggctaagtcctcctctcgcattaaggagagagcttggaacatattccaccacgctgttccaatgcgggttggtggaatgcacgttttctcacgatgtaagtttcctcacgatgttttccttcaccgccgaacacgagatgaattataaacacaaattaagcacatatatgtatagtggtgcttgcctaggtttgaactctaaatcatcggttaagactcactcgttctaaccactgggccatctgagatgagatggcccagtggcctATGGTATGTATGGCATATTCCTTGTCCTCAAATTAAATGGGCTAAAATATAATGTGTTAATGCTGggcattataataaatgatgatGGGTCTATGGAACAAAActaaatccataaataaagtaaaaattgtgAG
Proteins encoded in this window:
- the LOC124536864 gene encoding protein phosphatase 1 regulatory subunit 7-like, which gives rise to MADNQDTPMANNEADVVQKVVAVRDNRKENDSSPPPPATPPPGEEDTQELIVVNENTELLDLNHGRIGKIENLEQLKNLERLYLRWNFIKKIEGLDTLTKLVELELYDNQIVVIESLDNLVNLEILDLSFNRIKEITGLENLLKLRKLYLSSNKITEIKNVNHFPKLETLELGDNRIREIKNLEGLKTLRELYLGKNKITKIQNLEDLSSLEILVLQSNRLTKLENLEHLTSLEHLYVSENGLTAIENLQNQVKLQTLDLAVNRITAIDNVRHMTDLEELWLNDNQISEWSSVEYLQENKKLATIYLERNPIASDPAYRRKIKLTLPSLQQIDATLCR